Proteins from a genomic interval of Desulfuromonas thiophila:
- a CDS encoding adenylate kinase, which translates to MKLILLGPPGAGKGTQAQMLMERYGIPQISTGDMLRAAVKNGTPMGLKAKACMEAGALVPDAVVVGIVEERLRQPDCDAGFILDGFPRTLPQADALQATLLALGKELDAVVSLEVDVDALVERLVGRRSCPSCGAGYHVRFDPPRHEGVCDRCGAGLIQREDDQETTIRNRMEVYRQQTAPLVDYYGKAGLLRSVDGMLPISQVGQALLAVLGSTP; encoded by the coding sequence ATGAAATTGATTTTGCTGGGTCCGCCGGGGGCGGGCAAGGGAACACAGGCGCAGATGTTGATGGAGCGCTATGGTATTCCGCAGATTTCAACTGGCGATATGTTGCGTGCTGCGGTCAAGAACGGTACGCCAATGGGGCTGAAGGCCAAGGCCTGCATGGAGGCAGGTGCCTTAGTGCCGGATGCTGTGGTAGTTGGCATTGTTGAGGAGCGGTTGCGCCAGCCTGACTGTGACGCCGGTTTCATTCTTGACGGATTTCCCCGTACCCTGCCGCAGGCGGATGCTCTGCAGGCAACGCTGTTGGCGCTGGGCAAAGAACTTGATGCCGTAGTCTCTCTTGAGGTTGACGTTGACGCACTGGTTGAGCGGCTGGTTGGCCGTCGTAGCTGCCCAAGTTGTGGTGCGGGCTATCATGTGCGTTTCGACCCGCCACGCCACGAGGGGGTGTGTGACCGTTGTGGAGCGGGATTGATTCAGCGTGAGGATGACCAGGAGACGACAATTCGCAATCGGATGGAGGTTTACCGTCAGCAGACGGCTCCGCTAGTTGATTACTACGGCAAGGCTGGCTTGCTTCGCTCGGTCGATGGTATGTTGCCGATCTCTCAGGTTGGCCAAGCACTGCTGGCTGTGTTGGGATCGACTCCTTGA
- a CDS encoding phosphoribosylanthranilate isomerase, producing MPRVKVCGITRLEDAHAAIAAGADALGFVFYPASPRALSCAAAAAICRQLPPFVARVGLFVNAPAALIHDTIQACGLDTVQLHGDETPDQCRIAGVKRIKALRLRTRADLAGWQDYPVDAWLVDAWSATAYGGTGERGRWDLAAELAGQCPLILAGGLTPETVADAVREVRPFAVDVSSGVESAPGIKEVFRLEQFVRQAKSFWSDSDVQLS from the coding sequence GTGCCACGGGTCAAGGTGTGCGGTATCACTCGGCTGGAGGATGCCCATGCCGCCATTGCCGCCGGTGCCGATGCTCTGGGTTTTGTTTTCTATCCAGCCAGTCCGCGGGCACTGTCCTGTGCCGCCGCAGCTGCCATCTGCCGCCAGCTGCCACCCTTTGTGGCTCGGGTCGGCCTGTTTGTCAATGCCCCGGCGGCGTTGATTCATGACACCATTCAGGCCTGTGGCCTCGATACGGTGCAGTTGCATGGCGACGAGACACCCGATCAGTGCCGGATTGCGGGTGTCAAGCGAATCAAAGCGCTGCGCCTGCGCACACGGGCCGATCTGGCGGGCTGGCAGGACTATCCGGTGGATGCCTGGCTGGTGGATGCCTGGTCGGCAACGGCCTATGGTGGGACTGGCGAACGGGGGCGCTGGGATCTGGCCGCTGAACTGGCCGGTCAGTGCCCGCTGATCCTGGCCGGCGGTCTGACACCGGAGACCGTAGCGGACGCCGTACGAGAGGTCCGACCCTTTGCCGTCGATGTATCGAGTGGCGTTGAAAGCGCGCCTGGCATCAAAGAGGTGTTCCGACTGGAGCAATTCGTGCGGCAGGCAAAATCATTCTGGAGCGATTCCGATGTACAGCTATCCTGA
- the trpE gene encoding anthranilate synthase component I: MTIIPSRDTFELLTSQGNLIPVYTEILADMETPVSAFKKIDNLRWSYLLESVEGGEKWGRYSILGTGTSRIFRSRDQYYQICQDGEVLEQGEVNDPLERLRCLLADYRPVSLEGLPRFFGGAVGYLGYDMVRFIERLPVDKARAIGAWDSCFVLSQMLLIFDNRQQKIKVICNVHVPAGGDAGSLYRQACGQIHKLVRKLRTPLLHHEVPPCHQPCQLQPNMSRQQFEQAVCQAKEYVRSGDIIQVVLSQRFSGPLSVDPYDLYRCLRTINPSPYMFFLRLEDTLVVGASPEVLVRKEGDQVELRPIAGTRPRGRTVEEDQRLEQELLADPKEVAEHVMLVDLGRNDLGRICQPGTVEVSEFKVIERYSHVMHIVSNVRGRLEAGQDAFATFRATFPAGTLSGAPKIRAMEIIEQLEPQRREIYGGAVGYFSFTGNMDLAIAIRTLVVQGDQIHLQAGAGIVADSDPAAEYQETLNKARGVMKAIEMAEQGLY; this comes from the coding sequence ATGACCATAATACCTTCTCGTGACACCTTCGAGCTCCTGACCAGTCAGGGCAACCTGATCCCGGTATATACCGAAATTCTGGCTGATATGGAAACGCCGGTTTCGGCCTTTAAGAAAATCGACAATCTGCGCTGGTCCTATTTGCTTGAAAGTGTCGAAGGCGGAGAAAAATGGGGTCGCTATTCGATTCTGGGTACCGGGACGTCCCGGATTTTCCGTTCGCGGGATCAGTACTATCAGATCTGCCAGGATGGCGAAGTGCTGGAGCAGGGCGAGGTAAATGATCCGCTGGAACGCTTGCGCTGCCTGCTGGCCGACTATCGCCCGGTATCGCTGGAGGGTTTGCCACGCTTTTTTGGCGGGGCCGTTGGTTACCTTGGCTATGACATGGTGCGGTTCATTGAGCGCCTGCCGGTGGACAAGGCTCGGGCTATTGGCGCTTGGGACAGCTGTTTTGTCTTGTCGCAGATGCTGCTGATCTTTGATAACCGCCAGCAGAAGATCAAGGTTATCTGCAACGTTCATGTGCCTGCTGGTGGCGATGCTGGCAGTCTGTATCGGCAAGCCTGTGGTCAGATCCATAAGCTGGTACGCAAACTCCGGACACCGCTGCTTCATCATGAGGTGCCACCTTGTCATCAGCCCTGTCAGCTGCAACCCAACATGAGCCGGCAGCAGTTCGAGCAGGCGGTGTGCCAGGCCAAGGAATATGTCCGCAGCGGGGATATTATTCAGGTTGTTCTGTCGCAGCGTTTCAGTGGCCCGCTCAGTGTTGATCCCTATGATCTGTATCGCTGTCTGCGGACCATTAATCCTTCGCCCTACATGTTTTTTTTGCGTCTGGAGGATACCCTGGTCGTTGGCGCCTCGCCCGAGGTGCTGGTGCGCAAGGAGGGTGATCAGGTGGAACTGCGTCCTATCGCCGGAACACGCCCGCGAGGTCGCACGGTCGAGGAAGATCAGCGCCTTGAGCAGGAATTGCTGGCCGATCCCAAGGAGGTGGCCGAGCATGTCATGCTGGTGGATCTGGGCCGAAATGATTTGGGGCGTATCTGCCAACCCGGCACGGTCGAGGTCAGTGAATTCAAGGTGATCGAGCGCTATTCCCATGTGATGCACATTGTGTCGAATGTGCGTGGTCGGCTCGAAGCGGGGCAGGACGCTTTTGCGACCTTCCGCGCCACTTTCCCGGCCGGCACCCTGTCCGGCGCTCCCAAGATTCGGGCCATGGAAATCATCGAGCAGCTCGAACCGCAGCGGCGTGAGATTTACGGTGGCGCCGTGGGCTATTTTTCTTTTACAGGCAACATGGATCTGGCCATCGCGATCCGTACCCTGGTGGTTCAGGGAGACCAGATTCACCTGCAGGCTGGCGCCGGCATCGTGGCGGACTCCGATCCGGCGGCGGAATATCAGGAAACCCTCAATAAGGCGCGAGGGGTGATGAAGGCCATCGAAATGGCGGAACAGGGGCTGTACTGA
- the map gene encoding type I methionyl aminopeptidase — protein sequence MIIIKTASEIERMRVPCRMVAEYLAELCELVRPGITTWELSERAEQRCREWKAIPAFKGYGGFPCAICASPDEVVVHGFATQKPLEEGEIVSIDFGVLYDGFYGDAAVTLPVGQVSSAKRRLMAVTQEALAAGIARVLPGGRLTDVSAAVQQVAEAAGYSVVREFVGHGIGRALHEEPQIPNYGRPGQGPVLKEGMVLAIEPMINMGKPQVEILKDGWTAVTRDRKPSAHFEHTVLVTKDGAEILTQL from the coding sequence TTGATTATTATAAAGACGGCTTCCGAGATAGAGCGCATGCGAGTGCCCTGTCGCATGGTCGCCGAGTATCTTGCCGAACTTTGTGAACTGGTTCGCCCTGGGATTACAACGTGGGAGTTGTCGGAGCGGGCCGAACAACGCTGCCGAGAGTGGAAAGCCATACCGGCATTTAAAGGCTACGGAGGATTTCCCTGCGCCATATGTGCTTCTCCTGATGAAGTTGTGGTGCATGGCTTTGCTACCCAAAAGCCTCTAGAGGAAGGCGAAATCGTCAGTATTGATTTCGGTGTGCTATACGATGGCTTTTATGGTGATGCAGCAGTGACCTTGCCGGTTGGTCAGGTGAGCAGCGCTAAGCGTCGCCTCATGGCTGTGACGCAGGAGGCTTTGGCCGCAGGTATTGCCCGTGTTTTACCGGGTGGTCGCTTGACAGATGTGTCCGCTGCGGTGCAGCAGGTTGCCGAGGCAGCTGGCTATTCTGTTGTGCGTGAGTTTGTTGGGCACGGCATAGGCCGGGCATTGCACGAAGAGCCGCAGATCCCGAACTATGGTCGCCCTGGGCAGGGGCCAGTGCTCAAAGAAGGCATGGTGTTGGCGATAGAGCCCATGATCAATATGGGCAAGCCGCAGGTCGAGATACTTAAGGATGGCTGGACGGCGGTGACGCGCGATCGGAAACCTTCGGCGCATTTTGAACACACGGTGCTGGTGACAAAGGATGGCGCTGAGATATTGACTCAGCTTTAG
- a CDS encoding anthranilate synthase component II yields MLLMIDNYDSFTYNLVQYFRELGQQVKVVRNDAIDVAGVAALQPRQLVISPGPCSPAEAGVSVELIRAFAGRIPLLGVCLGHQAIGYAYGGRIVRATELMHGKTSPVRHHGTDLFTGLPDPLQATRYHSLVVEPQTLPAELKCTAWLEDGTIMGLAHRQLPLWGVQFHPESIISVAGKELLGNFLTLSRQFWEAA; encoded by the coding sequence ATGTTGCTGATGATCGATAATTACGACTCTTTTACCTATAACCTGGTGCAGTATTTTCGCGAACTGGGCCAGCAGGTGAAGGTGGTCCGCAACGACGCCATTGATGTCGCCGGAGTTGCTGCTTTGCAGCCACGCCAACTGGTGATTTCGCCCGGCCCCTGTTCACCGGCTGAGGCCGGTGTGTCGGTGGAACTGATCCGGGCCTTTGCCGGCCGTATCCCGCTGTTGGGGGTCTGCCTTGGTCATCAGGCCATTGGCTATGCCTACGGTGGTCGCATTGTGCGTGCCACCGAACTGATGCATGGCAAGACCAGCCCGGTGCGGCACCACGGCACAGATCTTTTTACCGGCTTGCCCGATCCGCTGCAGGCTACCCGCTATCACTCGTTAGTGGTCGAGCCCCAGACCCTGCCAGCCGAATTGAAATGTACAGCCTGGCTGGAGGATGGCACCATCATGGGCCTGGCCCACCGCCAGTTACCGTTGTGGGGTGTGCAGTTTCATCCCGAATCGATCATTTCTGTTGCCGGCAAGGAATTGCTGGGCAACTTTCTCACCCTGTCACGGCAGTTCTGGGAGGCGGCATGA
- the trpD gene encoding anthranilate phosphoribosyltransferase, whose product MIKAAIARIVERQSLSEGEMMDVMDQIMGGEATAAQVAAFITALRMKGETVAEITGAARVMRARVTPVQVGAGIDIDRDEINIERETILDTCGTGGSGTRTFNISTTVAFVVAACGVKVAKHGNRSVSSACGSADVLERLGVSLDVPVQTVERCIESLGVGFLYAPALHGAMKHAIGPRREIGIRTIFNILGPLTNPAGAERQVLGVYREDLVELLARVLQQLGCRRGFVVHGLDGMDEITLTSCTRVAEIDGERLELGLFDPREHGFEFCSLAELQGGDATCNAAIVEAVLRAAPGPKRDIVVINSAFALLAAGAVADLATGFARARQVLDNGAAWQKLQALVEMTRV is encoded by the coding sequence ATGATCAAGGCGGCAATTGCCCGGATTGTCGAACGGCAGTCCCTCAGCGAAGGCGAAATGATGGATGTGATGGACCAGATCATGGGTGGCGAAGCCACGGCGGCCCAGGTGGCGGCCTTCATTACGGCTTTGCGCATGAAGGGCGAGACGGTGGCAGAGATTACCGGCGCAGCGCGCGTCATGCGCGCCCGGGTGACGCCGGTTCAGGTGGGCGCCGGTATCGATATTGATCGGGATGAAATCAATATCGAGCGAGAAACCATTCTGGATACCTGTGGCACCGGTGGCAGTGGTACCCGCACCTTCAATATCTCAACCACGGTGGCTTTTGTCGTCGCCGCCTGTGGTGTCAAGGTAGCCAAGCACGGCAACCGCAGTGTTTCATCTGCCTGTGGCAGCGCCGACGTGCTGGAGCGGTTGGGGGTCTCCCTTGATGTGCCGGTTCAGACGGTAGAGCGCTGCATTGAGAGCCTTGGCGTCGGTTTCCTCTATGCGCCGGCGTTGCATGGTGCCATGAAGCACGCCATCGGTCCCAGGCGTGAAATCGGTATTCGGACGATTTTCAACATCCTCGGTCCCCTGACCAACCCGGCTGGAGCGGAACGCCAGGTCTTGGGCGTCTATCGTGAAGACCTGGTTGAACTGCTGGCGCGGGTGCTGCAACAGCTAGGCTGCCGTCGCGGTTTTGTTGTGCATGGTCTTGATGGCATGGATGAGATCACCCTTACCAGCTGTACCCGGGTTGCCGAAATCGATGGCGAACGGCTTGAGCTGGGGCTGTTCGATCCGCGTGAACATGGCTTTGAATTCTGTTCTCTGGCAGAACTGCAGGGCGGTGATGCGACCTGCAACGCGGCGATTGTTGAAGCTGTCCTGCGCGCTGCACCTGGGCCGAAGCGTGATATTGTTGTTATCAACAGCGCCTTTGCCCTGCTGGCCGCTGGAGCCGTCGCCGATCTGGCGACTGGTTTTGCCCGGGCGCGACAGGTTCTTGATAATGGCGCGGCCTGGCAGAAGCTGCAGGCTCTTGTCGAAATGACCCGCGTATGA
- the trpB gene encoding tryptophan synthase subunit beta: protein MYSYPDERGHYGPFGGRYVAETLMPALLELEQAYGEIQRDPDFLREFDSVLRHYVGRPSPLYHAERLSRHFGGAQIYLKREDLNHTGAHKVNNTLGQILLARRMGKQRVIAETGAGQHGVATATVAARYGLECDVFMGNEDIRRQSLNVFRMKLLGARVHGVSSGTATLKDAMNDALRYWVTHVRDTFYVIGTVAGPHPYPMMVRDFQSVIGREARQQLLEQTGRLPDAALACIGGGSNAMGLFYPFIADSQVRLIGVEAAGLGLDSGKHAASISAGAVGVLHGNKTFLLQNADGQIEHAHSISAGLDYPGVGPEHALLHTLGRGEYVAISDAQALEGFKLLTRMEGIIPALESAHAIAYLAELAPQMRQDQSILVCLSGRGDKDMHTVAEAFGVSL from the coding sequence ATGTACAGCTATCCTGACGAACGGGGGCATTACGGGCCCTTTGGTGGCCGCTATGTGGCCGAGACCCTTATGCCAGCCTTGCTGGAACTGGAACAGGCCTACGGCGAGATCCAGCGTGATCCCGATTTTCTGCGCGAGTTTGACAGCGTGTTGCGCCACTATGTAGGCCGCCCCAGTCCGCTCTATCATGCGGAGCGCCTCAGTCGCCATTTTGGCGGGGCGCAGATCTATCTCAAGCGTGAGGATCTCAACCACACCGGCGCTCACAAGGTCAATAATACCCTGGGACAGATTCTGCTGGCCCGTCGCATGGGTAAGCAGCGGGTCATTGCCGAAACCGGCGCCGGCCAGCACGGGGTCGCTACCGCGACCGTGGCGGCACGCTATGGTCTGGAATGCGACGTGTTCATGGGCAATGAGGATATCCGACGTCAGTCCCTCAATGTCTTTCGCATGAAACTGCTGGGCGCCCGTGTTCATGGCGTGTCCAGTGGTACCGCCACCCTCAAGGACGCCATGAACGATGCCCTGCGCTACTGGGTAACCCATGTGCGTGATACCTTCTATGTCATTGGTACCGTGGCTGGTCCCCATCCCTATCCGATGATGGTGCGCGATTTTCAGTCAGTGATCGGCCGTGAGGCGCGACAGCAGCTGCTGGAACAGACCGGCCGTTTGCCCGATGCCGCATTGGCCTGCATCGGGGGCGGCTCCAACGCCATGGGGCTATTCTATCCCTTTATTGCCGACAGCCAGGTGCGTCTGATTGGTGTTGAGGCGGCCGGCCTGGGACTCGACAGTGGCAAACATGCCGCCAGTATCAGTGCCGGCGCTGTTGGCGTCCTGCATGGCAATAAAACCTTTCTGCTGCAGAATGCCGACGGCCAGATCGAACACGCCCATTCCATTTCCGCCGGCCTGGATTATCCCGGAGTTGGCCCCGAGCATGCCCTGCTGCATACCCTGGGGCGGGGCGAATATGTGGCGATCAGCGATGCCCAGGCCTTGGAGGGGTTCAAGCTGCTGACTCGCATGGAAGGCATCATCCCGGCGCTGGAGAGCGCTCACGCCATTGCCTATCTGGCGGAGCTGGCGCCCCAAATGCGCCAAGACCAGAGTATTCTGGTCTGTCTGTCCGGCCGTGGCGACAAGGACATGCACACGGTAGCCGAAGCCTTTGGCGTATCGCTATAG
- a CDS encoding DNA-directed RNA polymerase subunit alpha, whose protein sequence is MYKNWRDLIKPKRLQVDSRSLTDCYGKFTAEPFERGFGTTIGNSLRRILLSSLQGAAITSIRIKGVLHEFSTVPGVTEDVTDIILNLKAVLLRLHGHESRNLRIVKKGAGVITAGDIITDANVEILNPDLCIATCTKEADVEMDLVVSLGKGYVTAERNRDEKAPVGTIPIDAIFSPIKKVNFAVTNARVGQITDYDKLTLEVWTDGSVKPDDAVAYAAKILKEHLQLFINFDEEQVPSEHVEEEEVQKINENLYRSVEELELSVRSANCLKNARIGLIGDLVQRTEAEMLKTQNFGRKSLNEIKDILADMGLTLGMKLENFPDPEYLKVLQKSREEL, encoded by the coding sequence ATGTATAAAAACTGGAGAGATCTGATCAAGCCCAAGCGGTTGCAGGTGGATAGTCGTAGCTTGACCGACTGCTACGGCAAGTTCACCGCTGAGCCGTTCGAACGCGGTTTCGGTACCACGATCGGCAACTCCCTGCGTCGGATTCTCTTGTCCTCGCTGCAGGGTGCAGCGATCACATCGATTCGCATCAAGGGGGTGTTGCACGAGTTTTCCACCGTCCCCGGTGTGACTGAGGATGTGACCGACATCATCCTCAACCTCAAGGCTGTGTTGCTGCGTTTGCACGGCCATGAGAGCCGCAATCTGCGAATTGTCAAGAAAGGTGCGGGTGTCATCACCGCAGGTGATATTATCACCGATGCCAATGTCGAGATTCTCAACCCGGATCTGTGTATCGCGACCTGTACCAAAGAGGCCGATGTCGAGATGGATTTGGTGGTGTCCCTTGGTAAGGGTTATGTTACAGCTGAACGTAACCGTGATGAAAAGGCCCCCGTTGGGACCATACCGATTGATGCGATTTTTTCGCCGATCAAGAAGGTCAATTTTGCGGTTACCAACGCTCGTGTGGGTCAGATAACCGACTATGACAAGCTCACCTTGGAGGTGTGGACGGATGGTAGCGTCAAGCCAGATGATGCTGTCGCTTATGCTGCCAAGATTCTCAAGGAGCATCTGCAACTCTTCATAAATTTTGATGAGGAGCAGGTTCCCAGTGAGCATGTCGAGGAGGAAGAGGTACAGAAAATCAACGAGAACCTCTACCGCAGTGTCGAGGAACTCGAACTGTCGGTGCGCAGTGCCAATTGTCTCAAGAATGCTCGAATCGGGCTGATTGGAGATCTGGTGCAGCGGACCGAAGCCGAAATGCTCAAGACGCAGAATTTCGGCCGTAAGTCTCTCAATGAGATCAAGGATATCCTGGCTGACATGGGCTTGACCCTGGGGATGAAGCTGGAGAATTTTCCTGATCCGGAGTATCTGAAAGTGTTACAGAAAAGCCGCGAAGAGCTCTAG
- the rpsD gene encoding 30S ribosomal protein S4: MAKNFMPKGKIVRRLGVNIFGNPKYDRLLERRPTPPGQHGAARKGKPSDYARQLLEKQKVRFCYGLSEKQFRHVFDKAKAMKGITGHNMLQLLERRLDNMVFRLGLAASRAEARVFVRHGHYLVNGRKVDIPSYLVKAGDVVEVKEKSRKVAKIAEAMEGVMRRGIPTWLSLERDAFRGTVKSIPLREELTSPVFEEQLIVELYSK, from the coding sequence ATGGCTAAAAACTTTATGCCTAAGGGCAAGATTGTGCGCCGTCTTGGCGTCAACATCTTCGGTAATCCCAAATACGACCGTCTGCTTGAGCGCCGGCCGACCCCGCCTGGCCAGCATGGTGCTGCGCGTAAGGGTAAGCCGTCGGATTATGCCCGTCAGTTGCTGGAGAAACAGAAGGTTCGCTTCTGTTATGGCCTGAGTGAGAAACAATTTCGCCATGTGTTTGACAAGGCGAAGGCCATGAAGGGGATCACTGGTCACAATATGCTGCAGCTGCTTGAGCGCCGGCTTGACAATATGGTGTTTCGTCTGGGCTTGGCGGCCAGTCGCGCTGAGGCGCGTGTTTTTGTGCGCCATGGTCACTATCTTGTCAATGGCCGTAAGGTCGATATCCCGTCTTATCTTGTTAAGGCTGGCGATGTAGTAGAGGTTAAGGAAAAAAGCCGTAAGGTTGCTAAAATCGCTGAGGCGATGGAAGGTGTAATGCGCCGTGGTATTCCGACTTGGCTGTCGCTGGAGCGCGACGCTTTTCGGGGTACGGTTAAGTCGATTCCGTTGCGTGAAGAGCTGACCAGCCCAGTTTTTGAGGAACAACTGATTGTTGAACTTTACTCGAAGTAA
- the trpC gene encoding indole-3-glycerol phosphate synthase TrpC produces the protein MILDRILEHKRQEVAADRQRQPLAELQRKCRDLQPTRGFIARLRQCAACDTAIIAEVKKGSPSKGIIRADFDPLAIARAYAANGAACLSVLTDNAFFYGQLDYLPAIAEAVAIPLLRKDFIVDPYQIYQARLWRADAVLLIAAALSLSQLQEFSALAASLGLDVLLEVHNESELAAALQTTCPLVGINNRCLNRFVTDLAVTERLLPRIPADRFVVAESGIRDRDDIERLQRAGAGAFLVGETLMRQADVGAALRRLRGQELA, from the coding sequence ATGATTCTCGATCGCATCCTTGAGCACAAGCGACAGGAAGTCGCGGCTGACCGTCAGCGTCAGCCCCTGGCCGAACTTCAGCGCAAGTGCCGCGATCTGCAGCCAACGCGGGGTTTTATTGCCCGCCTGCGCCAATGTGCCGCCTGTGATACCGCTATTATCGCCGAGGTCAAGAAGGGTTCGCCGTCCAAGGGCATCATCCGAGCTGATTTCGACCCCCTGGCCATTGCCCGGGCCTATGCGGCCAATGGTGCCGCTTGCCTGTCGGTGCTGACCGACAACGCCTTTTTCTATGGGCAGCTGGATTATTTGCCGGCGATTGCCGAGGCGGTCGCGATTCCCTTGCTGCGCAAGGATTTCATTGTCGATCCTTACCAGATCTACCAGGCCCGGCTCTGGCGGGCTGATGCGGTGTTGCTGATCGCGGCGGCCCTGAGTCTTTCTCAACTGCAGGAATTCTCTGCATTGGCGGCCAGCCTGGGCCTTGACGTGCTGCTGGAGGTGCATAACGAAAGCGAGCTGGCGGCGGCGTTGCAGACCACCTGCCCTTTGGTGGGAATCAATAACCGTTGTTTAAACCGCTTTGTCACGGATCTGGCAGTGACTGAACGATTGTTGCCGCGGATTCCGGCCGACCGCTTTGTGGTTGCCGAAAGTGGCATTCGCGATCGTGACGATATTGAGCGCTTGCAACGGGCCGGGGCCGGGGCCTTTCTGGTGGGTGAAACCCTGATGCGTCAGGCCGATGTTGGCGCCGCGCTACGGCGTTTGCGCGGACAGGAACTGGCATGA
- the rpsM gene encoding 30S ribosomal protein S13 produces MARIAGIDLPKNKRIEVALTYIYGVGRTTAQRILSQAGVDCNIRTDDLTENDVAQIRKIMDTEYKVEGDLRREVSMNIKRLMDLGCYRGLRHRRGLPVRGQKTKTNARTRKGPRKTVAGKKK; encoded by the coding sequence TTGGCACGTATTGCTGGTATTGACTTACCAAAAAACAAGCGGATTGAAGTGGCTTTGACCTATATTTACGGTGTAGGTCGGACGACGGCACAGCGTATCCTGTCTCAGGCTGGCGTTGATTGTAATATTCGTACGGATGATCTGACCGAAAATGATGTGGCCCAGATCCGTAAGATTATGGATACTGAATATAAGGTCGAGGGTGATCTTCGACGTGAAGTCTCCATGAATATCAAGCGGCTGATGGATCTTGGCTGTTACCGTGGCCTGCGCCATCGCCGTGGTTTGCCTGTGCGCGGACAAAAAACTAAAACAAATGCGCGTACCCGTAAAGGCCCGCGCAAGACCGTAGCCGGCAAGAAGAAATAA
- the rpmJ gene encoding 50S ribosomal protein L36 — protein sequence MKVRASVKTICDKCKVIKRKGVLRVICENPKHKQRQG from the coding sequence ATGAAGGTTCGCGCGTCTGTAAAGACTATCTGTGATAAATGTAAGGTTATTAAGCGTAAAGGTGTTCTCCGGGTGATTTGTGAGAATCCTAAGCATAAGCAGAGACAGGGCTAA
- the rpsK gene encoding 30S ribosomal protein S11, with protein MAKPGKKVARKAKVKKNIVNGVAHIQATFNNTIVSIADVSGNVISWATAGGMGFKGSRKSTPFAAQVAAETAAKKAQEHGLRSVEVCVKGPGSGRESALRALQAAGLNVTMIRDVTPVPHNGCRPPKRRRV; from the coding sequence ATGGCTAAGCCCGGTAAGAAAGTTGCGCGTAAGGCAAAAGTAAAAAAGAATATTGTTAATGGGGTGGCTCATATTCAGGCGACCTTCAACAATACGATTGTTTCCATCGCTGATGTCAGCGGGAATGTGATTTCCTGGGCAACAGCCGGCGGGATGGGTTTCAAGGGTTCACGCAAAAGTACGCCATTTGCGGCCCAGGTTGCTGCCGAAACAGCAGCGAAGAAAGCCCAGGAGCACGGCCTGCGCAGTGTTGAGGTTTGCGTGAAGGGCCCCGGATCAGGGCGCGAATCGGCACTTCGCGCGCTTCAGGCCGCTGGCCTGAACGTGACAATGATCCGGGACGTTACGCCGGTCCCGCACAACGGCTGCCGTCCGCCCAAGCGTCGCCGCGTTTGA